Genomic segment of Mycobacterium botniense:
GGAATCGACCAGGGCGCCGAAATTGTGGAAGTGACCGCGCGCGTGGGGTCGGATCTGGTGATGTCGGCGACCGCGAGACTGGCCGCGCCGAAGACGGTCTACGCGTTCCCCGGCCAGGGCATCCAGCACAAGGGCATGGGTATGGAGGTGCGGGCGCGGTCCAAGGCGGCCCGCAAGGTGTGGGACTCGGCAGACAAGTTCACCCGCGAAACGCTGGGCTTCTCGGTGCTGCATGTGGTGCGCGACAACCCCACCAGCATCATCGCCTCCGGCGTGCACTATCACCATCCCGACGGGGTGCTCTACCTGACACAGTTCACCCAGGTGGCGATGGCTACCGTCGCGGCGGCCCAGGTCGCCGAGATGCGTGAACAAGGTGCCTTTGTCGAAGGTGCGATCGCGTGCGGCCACTCGGTCGGGGAGTACACCGCGCTGGCCTGCGTCACCGGTATCTACGAGCTGGAAACACTGTTGGAAATGGTGTTTCAGCGCGGGTCGAAGATGCACGACATCGTGCCTCGCGACGAGCTGGGCCGGTCCAACTACCGGCTGGCTGCGATCCGGCCGTCGCAGATCGACGTGGCCGACGCAGACGTTCCCGCATTTGTCGCCGAGATCGCCGAGCGCACTGGGGAATTCCTGGAGATCGTCAACTATAACCTGCGCGGCTCGCAGTACGCAGTCGCCGGCACGGTCCGCGGCCTGGAAGCGCTCGAGGCCGAGGTGGAGCGTCGTCGTGAAATTACCGGCGGCAGAAGATCTTTCATTTTTGTGCCTGGCATCGACGTGCCTTTCCACTCGCGGGTACTGCGGGTCGGCGTCGCCGAATTCCGCCGCTCACTGGACCGGGTCATGCCGCGGGACAAGGATCCCGACTTGATCATCGGGCGCTACATCCCCAACTTGGTGCCACGGCCGTTCTCCCTCGACCGTGAGTTCATCCAGGAAATCCGGGATCTGGTGCCCGCTGAGCCGCTGGACCCGATCCTGGCCGACTACGACACCTGGCGCCGTGAGCGGCCGCGTGAGATGGCGCGCACCGTCTTTATCGAATTGCTGGCCTGGCAGTTCGCCAGCCCGGTGCGCTGGATCGAGACTCAGGATCTGCTGTTCACCGAAGAGGCGGCCGGCGGGCTGGGTGTGGAACGGTTCGTCGAGGTCGGGGTGAAGTCCTCGCCTACCGTTGCCGGATTGGCCGCCAACACCCTCAAACTTCCCGAATACGCCCACAGCACCGTCGAAGTGCTCAACGCCGAGCGTGACGCCGACGTGCTGTTCGCGAGGGACACCGATCCCGAACCGGAGCCCGAAGTCGACGCCGAGGCGACACCCGCTGAACCGGCTGCCCCTGACGCGGCGGCCGCCACCTCTGCCGGACCGGCGCCGGCGGCGGCGCCCACTGGCCCCCGTCCCGACGACATCCCCTTCGACGCCGCCGACGCCACACTGGCGCTGATCGCACTGTCGGCCAAGATGCGCGTCGACCAGATCGAACCGCTGGACTCTATCGAATCGATCACCGACGGCGCGTCGTCGCGGCGCAACCAGTTGTTAGTGGATCTGGGGTCTGAGCTGGGTCTGGGCGCCATCGACGGGGCGGCTGAGGCCGACCTGGCGTCGCTGAGGTCGCAGGTCACCAAATTGGCGCGCACGTACAAGCCTTACGGCCCAGTGCTTTCCGAAGCGATCAACGATCAGCTGCGGACAGTTTTCGGACCGTCGGGAAAGCGCCCCACCGCTATCGGCGAGCGGGTCAAGAAGGTTTGGCAGCTCGGTGACGGGTGGGCCAAACACGTCATCGCCGAGGTCGCGCTGGGCACCCGTGAGGGCGCCAGCGTTCGCGGCGGAGCGCTGGGTCACTTGCATGAGGGGGCGCTGGCCGACGCGGCCGCGGTGGATCAGGTCATCGACGCCGCGGTGACCTCAGTGGCCGCGCGGCGCGGCGTTTCGGTGACGCTGCCGTCCGCTGGCGGCGGCGCTACCGTCGACGTGGCCGCGCTGAACGAGTTCACCCAACAAATTACCGGCCGCGACGGCGTGCTCGCATCGGCTGCGCGCCTGGTGCTGAACCAGCTGGGGCTGGACGATCCAGTCACCACACCGCCGGCGGCCGCCGACTCCGAGCTGATCGACTTGGTCACCGCTGAACTCGGCGCGGACTGGCCACGGTTGGTGGCGCCGGTGTTCGATGCCAGAAAAGCGGTGCTCTTCGACGATCGGTGGGCCAGTGCCCGCGAGGATTTGGTCAAGCTGTGGTTGGCCGACGAGGACGAGATCGACGCGGAATGGGCGCGGCTGTCCGAGCGATTTGAGGGCGCCGGCCATGTCGTCGCCACCCAGGCCACCTGGTGGCAGGGCAAGTCCCTGGCTGCCGGCCGCACTGTCCACGCGGCACTGTATGCCCGGATCGCCGGCGGTGCAGAAAACCCCGACAAAGGTTGCTACGGCGACGAAGTCGCGGTGGTGACCGGGGCGTCGAGAGGGTCGATCGCAGCCTCCGTCGTGGCGCGGCTTCTCGGCGGCGGCGCCACCGTCATCGCCACCACGTCCAAGCTCGACGACGAGCGGCTCGCTTTCTACCGCACGCTATATCGCGATCATGCCCGTTTCGGCGCGACGCTGTGGGTGGTGCCGGCCAATATGGCCTCGTACTCGGACGTCGACGCCCTGATCGAATGGATCGGAAACGAGCAAACTGAAAGCCTTGGGCCGCAATCGATCTACATCAAAGACGCGCAGACTCCCACACTGCTGTTTCCCTTCGCGGCGCCGCGGGTTGCCGGCGACCTTTCCGAGGCCGGATCGCGTTCGGAGATGGAGATGAAAGTGCTGCTGTGGGCGGTGCAGCGGCTCATCGGCGGGCTGTCCAAGATCGGTGCTGAACGCGACATCGCTTCGCGGCTGCATGTGGTGCTGCCCGGTTCACCCAACCGTGGCATGTTCGGCGGCGACGGTGCTTACGGGGAGGCGAAGTCGGCACTGGACGCCGTGGTGGGGCGCTGGCATGCCGAGTCGTCGTGGGCGCAGCGGGTCAGCCTGGTGCACGCGTTGATCGGCTGGACACGGGGAACCGGGCTGATGGGTCACAACGACGCGATCGTCAGTGCCGTCGAGGATGCAGGGGTGACAACATATTCCACCGACGAGATGGCAGCCATGCTGCTGCGGCTTTGTGATGTGGAATCCAAAGCTGCGGCAGCCGCCGCGCCGATGACCGTTGATTTGACCGGCGGGCTGGCCGATGTCGAGCTGGACATGGCCGAACTGGCGGCCAAGGCGCGCGAGCAGGTCGCGGCTGAGGCGCTAGCTGACCAGAGCACACCGGCGGGCACCATTGCGGCGCTGCCCAGCCCGCCGCGCGGCTACACCCCCGCGCCGCCTCCGGAATGGGACGACCTCGATGTCGACCCGGCCGACCTGGTGGTCATCGTCGGCGGGGCCGAACTGGGCCCCTACGGCTCGTCGCGCACCCGTTTCGAAATGGAGGTCGAAAACCAGCTGTCGGCTGCCGGTGTGCTGGAGCTGGCCTGGACAACAGGGTTGATCCGCTGGCACGACGATCCTCAACCGGGTTGGTATGACACCGAATCCGGTGAGCTGGTCGACGAATCCGAGCTCGTCGAGCGCTACCACGACACCGTGGTGGAGCGTGTCGGGATCCGTGAGTGGGTCGACGACGGCTCGATCGACCCGGATCACGCCTCGCCGCTTTTGGTGAGCGTCTTTTTGGACAAGGACTTCACGTTCCAGGTCTCCAGCGAGGCCGAGGCGCGGGCTTTCGTCCACTTCGACCCCGAGCATACGGTCATCCGGGCGGTGCCCGACTCGACCGAATGGCAGGTGACCCGCAAGGCCGGCACCGAAATCCGGGTTCCGCGCAAGAACAAGCTGTCGCGCACCGTCGGCGGCCAGATCCCGACCGGGTTCGACCCGACGGTGTGGGGAATCCCGGCAGACCTCGCCAGCTCCATCGACCGGCTGGCGGTGTGGAACATCGTGGTGACCGTCGACGCGTTCCTGTCCGCGGGTTTCACCCCCGCCGAGGTGATGCGCTATGTGCACCCGACGCTGGTGGCCAACACCCAGGGCACCGGCATGGGCGGCGGGACCTCGATGCAGACCATGTATCACGGTAACTTGCTGGGCCGCGCCAAGCCCAACGACATCTTCCAGGAAGTGTTGCCGAATATCATTGCCGCGCATGTGGTTCAGTCCTACATCGGCAGCTACGGCGCGATGATCCACCCGGTCGCCGCGTGCGCCACCGCTGCGGTGTCAGTCGAGGAAGGCGTGGACAAGATCCGGCTTGGTAAAGCCGAGCTGGTGGTGGCCGGCGGGCTGGACGACCTGACGCTGGAGGGCATCATCGGCTTCGGCGATATGGCGGCGACCGCCGACACCGAGATGATGCGCGCCAAGGGCATCAGCGACGCCCGGTTCTCGCGGCCCAACGACCGCCGGCGGTTGGGCTTCGTCGAAGCCCAGGGCGGGGGCACCATCCTGCTGGCCCGCGGCGATCTCGCGCTCAAGATGGGGCTGCCGGTGCTGGCGGTGGTGGCCTACGCGCAGTCCTTCGGTGACGGGGTGCACACCTCGATCCCTGCACCCGGGCTGGGCGCGCTGGGCGCCGCCCGCGGGGGTAAGGATTCGCCGCTGGCCCGGTCGCTGGCCAGGCTCGGCGTGGGCGCTGACGATATTGCGGTGATCTCCAAGCACGACACCTCCACACTGGCCAACGACCCCAACGAGACCGAGCTGCACGAGCGGCTCGCTGACGCGCTGGGCCGCTCGCCTGGCGCTCCGCTGTTCGTGGTGTCGCAGAAGAGCCTGACCGGGCACGCCAAGGGCGGCGCCGCGGTGTTTCAGCTGATGGGCATGTGCCAGATGCTGCGCGACGGGGTCATCCCGCCCAACCGCAGTCTGGACTGCGTCGATGATGAACTCGCCTCCTCCGCACACTTTGTATGGGTGCGCGACACCTTGCGGCTCGGCGGGAAGTTTCCGCTCAAGGCCGGGCTGGTGACCAGCCTCGGGTTCGGCCACGTCTCCGGGTTGATCGCGCTGGTGCACCCACAGGCGTTTTTGGCATGTCTGGATCGGCAGCAGCGCGAGCAGTACCAGCGGCGCGCCGAAGCGCGGTTGCTGGCCGGACAACGCCGACTGGCGTCGGCGATCGCCGGGGGCCCGCCGCTTTACCAGCGGCCCCCCGACCGTCGTTTCGACCACCAGGTCCCTGAAAAGCAACAGGAGGCAGCGATGCTGCTGAATCCGCAGGCCCGACTGGGCGATAGCGGCGTCTACCTCCGGTGAGCCTCGGCTGGCGTCTCGGCCCATGAGCATTGTCGGTGTGGGGCTCGACCTGGTCTCCATCCCCGATTTCGCCGAACAGGTCGACCAGCCCGGGACGGTTTTCTCCGAAACCTTCACCCCCGGTGAGCGGCGCGACGCCTCCGATAAAAGCTCGTCGGCGGCGCGGCACCTGGCGGCCCGGTGGGCCGCGAAAGAGGCGGTGATCAAAGCCTGGTCGAGCTCGCGATTTGCGCAACGACCGGTCCTTCCGGAGGGAATCCACCGCGACATCGAGGTGGTCACCGATATGTGGGGCCGGCCCCGCGTGCGGTTAACCGGAGCCATCGCTCAGCATCTTGCCGGCGTGACCATCCACGTGTCGCTCACACATGAGGGTGACACCGCGGCGGCCGTTGCCATTCTGGAAACTCCCTAGGCTGCACTACCCCCTCAGCTGCACGCCCCCTCAGCTGCAACCCCCTCCTCAGCGCGAGCGTGCGTGTTTGCACACGACACGCCGCAGATGCGTGCGCACGTGTGCACGCTCGCGCCTGGTTGGGGCCTAACTAACCTCGAGGCCATGAGCGATCTGGTGGCACGCGTCCGCGAGGTGCTCCCGTCGGTGCGGCGGGACCTGGACAGCCTGATCCGCATCGAGTCGGTGTCGGCGGACCCCGCTCGCCGGTCCGAGGTCGATCGGAGCGCACGGGTGGTGGCGGATCTGTTGTCGCAGGCTGGTTTTCCCGACGTGCGCATCGTCAGTGAGAAAGGTGCGCCGGCGGTGATCGCCCGCTATTTAGCGCCGCCCGGCGCGCCCACGGTGCTGCTATACGCCCATCACGACGTCCAACCGGAGGGTGACCGGAGGCAATGGACATCGGCGCCGTTCGAGCCGACGGAACGCGACGGCCGACTTTACGGTCGGGGCAGCGCTGACGACAAGGCCGGCATCGCAACACATTTGGCGGCGTTTCGGGCGCACGATGGCCGGCCCCCGGTAGGAGTGACGGTATTCGTCGAGGGTGAGGAAGAGTCGGGGTCTCCGTCGCTGGGACGGCTGTTGACCGCTCACCGCGAGGCGCTGGCGGCCGATGTGATCGTCATCGCCGACTCCGTCAACTGGAGCACCGAGACCCCGGCGCTGACGGTGTCGCTGCGCGGGCTGGCCGACTGTGTGGTCGAGGTCGCCACCCTCGACCATGGGTTGCACTCGGGCTTGTGGGGCGGCGTGGCGCCCGACGCGCTAAGCGCACTGGTACGGATGCTGGCCAGCCTGCACGACGACGACGGTAATGTGGCGATACCAGGCTTGCACGAAAGCACCGCTCCGGCAGTCGATTACTCACCCGAGCAGGTACGCGCGGAATCCGGTCTGCTGGATGGTGTTTCAGAAATCGGGTCGGGATCGGTGACGCGGCGGCTGTGGGCCAAGCCGGCGATTACGGTGATCGGCCTCGACACCACACCCGTTGCTCAGGCGTCGAATACGCTGATACCGCGGGCGCGGGCCAAGGTCAGCATGCGGGTCGCGCCCGGCGGGGATGCCAAAGCACACCTAGACGCGTTGCGCGCGCACCTGGAACAGCATGCGCCCTGGGGTGCACAGGTCAAAGTCATCCCTGGCGACATCGCTCAGCCATACGCCGTCGAGGCCGGCGGCCGGGTCTACGACGCCGCGCGGGCGGCATTGCGCCAAGCTTGGGGAACTGAGCCGGTCGACATCGGGATGGGCGGCTCGATCCCGTTCATCGCCGAGTTCGTCGCGGCGTTTCCGCAGGCGACGATTCTGATCACCGGGGTCGAGGATCCTGCAACGCAAGCGCACAGCGTCGACGAGAGCCTGCACCTGGGCGTTTGGGAACGCGCGGCCGTCGCCGAGGCGTTGCTGCTGGCCAACCTGGCCGCGCCGAGCCGCTAGGCCGGCAAATCCGCGCTCGACGCTAGACCGCCAGCTCGTTTCGCAGCTTCGCCACATGGCCGGTG
This window contains:
- a CDS encoding type I polyketide synthase translates to MTINEHDRVSADRDGTPPEVRHTQALVDRLSGGEPYAVAFGGQGSAWLETLEELVSSAGIEAELTTLVGEADLLLEPVAKELVVVRPIGFEPLQWVRALAAEDAVPSSKQLTSAAVSVPGVLLTQIAAMRALARQGMDLVAVPPVAVAGHSQGVLAVESLHAAGTRDVELLALAQLIGAAGTLVARRRGISILGDRPPMVSVTNADPERIRGLLDEFARDVRTVLPPVLSIRNGRRAVVITGTPEQLSRFALYCKQISEQEEADRKNKVRGGAVFAPVFEPVQVEVGFHTPRLADGVDLVGGWAEKVGLDVGLARAMTEAILVRQVDWVDEVSRLHEAGARWILDLGPGDILTRLTAPVIRGLGVGIVAAATRGGQRNLFTAGAIPEVARPWSSYAPAVVRLPDGRIKLSTKFSRLTGRSPILLAGMTPTTVDAKIVAAAANAGHWAELAGGGQVTEEIFTNRLEELRGLLEPGRTFEFNALFLDPYLWKLQVGGKRLVQKARQSGAPIDGVVISAGIPELEEAVELIDELNGVGISHVVFKPGTVEQIRSVIRIATEVPTKPVIMHIEGGRAGGHHSWEDLDDLLLATYSELRSRPNITVCVGGGIGTPERAAEYLSGRWAERHGFPLMPVDGILVGTAAMATKESTTSPSVKRMLVETRGTDQWISAGKAQGGMASSRSQLGADIHEIDNAASRCGRLLDEVAGDAEAVAARRDEIIAAMAATAKPYFGDAGEMTYAQWLRRYVELTVGEGNSTADTVSPHSPWLADTWRDRFEKMLQRAEARLHPQDHGRITTLFSRSDEAGVRLLENPDAAIAALVQHYPDAETVQLHPADVSFFVTLCQTPGKPVNFVPVIDKDVRRWWRSDSLWQAHDARYDADQVCIIPGPASVAGITRVDEPVGELLDRFEQAAIDELLAAGAEPEPVTSRRLGRADVTGPLAIVLDAPDVLWAGRTTTNPVHRIADPGDWQVHENRTATHSSTGARLQVRSAEQVLLSVPVSGTWVEIPITLPANTIDGGIPVVSTPDAATAMRSVLAIAAGVDNPAALPEVHEGTATVTVQWNPERVADHTGVTATFGEPLAPGLSTVPDAVVGLCWPAVFAAIGSAVTPAGVPVIEGLLNLVHLDHAARLIDPLPRVPTELIVEATVSTATDTELGRIVPVLVTVAQPDGAVVANLEERFAILGRTGTAEATDPVRAGGAISANATETPRRRRRDVTLTAPVDMRPFAMVSGDHNPIHTDRAAALLAGLDSPIVHGMWLSAAAQHVVTATDGQARPPARLIGWTARFLGMVRPGDQVDFRVDRVGIDQGAEIVEVTARVGSDLVMSATARLAAPKTVYAFPGQGIQHKGMGMEVRARSKAARKVWDSADKFTRETLGFSVLHVVRDNPTSIIASGVHYHHPDGVLYLTQFTQVAMATVAAAQVAEMREQGAFVEGAIACGHSVGEYTALACVTGIYELETLLEMVFQRGSKMHDIVPRDELGRSNYRLAAIRPSQIDVADADVPAFVAEIAERTGEFLEIVNYNLRGSQYAVAGTVRGLEALEAEVERRREITGGRRSFIFVPGIDVPFHSRVLRVGVAEFRRSLDRVMPRDKDPDLIIGRYIPNLVPRPFSLDREFIQEIRDLVPAEPLDPILADYDTWRRERPREMARTVFIELLAWQFASPVRWIETQDLLFTEEAAGGLGVERFVEVGVKSSPTVAGLAANTLKLPEYAHSTVEVLNAERDADVLFARDTDPEPEPEVDAEATPAEPAAPDAAAATSAGPAPAAAPTGPRPDDIPFDAADATLALIALSAKMRVDQIEPLDSIESITDGASSRRNQLLVDLGSELGLGAIDGAAEADLASLRSQVTKLARTYKPYGPVLSEAINDQLRTVFGPSGKRPTAIGERVKKVWQLGDGWAKHVIAEVALGTREGASVRGGALGHLHEGALADAAAVDQVIDAAVTSVAARRGVSVTLPSAGGGATVDVAALNEFTQQITGRDGVLASAARLVLNQLGLDDPVTTPPAAADSELIDLVTAELGADWPRLVAPVFDARKAVLFDDRWASAREDLVKLWLADEDEIDAEWARLSERFEGAGHVVATQATWWQGKSLAAGRTVHAALYARIAGGAENPDKGCYGDEVAVVTGASRGSIAASVVARLLGGGATVIATTSKLDDERLAFYRTLYRDHARFGATLWVVPANMASYSDVDALIEWIGNEQTESLGPQSIYIKDAQTPTLLFPFAAPRVAGDLSEAGSRSEMEMKVLLWAVQRLIGGLSKIGAERDIASRLHVVLPGSPNRGMFGGDGAYGEAKSALDAVVGRWHAESSWAQRVSLVHALIGWTRGTGLMGHNDAIVSAVEDAGVTTYSTDEMAAMLLRLCDVESKAAAAAAPMTVDLTGGLADVELDMAELAAKAREQVAAEALADQSTPAGTIAALPSPPRGYTPAPPPEWDDLDVDPADLVVIVGGAELGPYGSSRTRFEMEVENQLSAAGVLELAWTTGLIRWHDDPQPGWYDTESGELVDESELVERYHDTVVERVGIREWVDDGSIDPDHASPLLVSVFLDKDFTFQVSSEAEARAFVHFDPEHTVIRAVPDSTEWQVTRKAGTEIRVPRKNKLSRTVGGQIPTGFDPTVWGIPADLASSIDRLAVWNIVVTVDAFLSAGFTPAEVMRYVHPTLVANTQGTGMGGGTSMQTMYHGNLLGRAKPNDIFQEVLPNIIAAHVVQSYIGSYGAMIHPVAACATAAVSVEEGVDKIRLGKAELVVAGGLDDLTLEGIIGFGDMAATADTEMMRAKGISDARFSRPNDRRRLGFVEAQGGGTILLARGDLALKMGLPVLAVVAYAQSFGDGVHTSIPAPGLGALGAARGGKDSPLARSLARLGVGADDIAVISKHDTSTLANDPNETELHERLADALGRSPGAPLFVVSQKSLTGHAKGGAAVFQLMGMCQMLRDGVIPPNRSLDCVDDELASSAHFVWVRDTLRLGGKFPLKAGLVTSLGFGHVSGLIALVHPQAFLACLDRQQREQYQRRAEARLLAGQRRLASAIAGGPPLYQRPPDRRFDHQVPEKQQEAAMLLNPQARLGDSGVYLR
- the acpS gene encoding holo-ACP synthase AcpS, translated to MSIVGVGLDLVSIPDFAEQVDQPGTVFSETFTPGERRDASDKSSSAARHLAARWAAKEAVIKAWSSSRFAQRPVLPEGIHRDIEVVTDMWGRPRVRLTGAIAQHLAGVTIHVSLTHEGDTAAAVAILETP
- a CDS encoding dipeptidase → MSDLVARVREVLPSVRRDLDSLIRIESVSADPARRSEVDRSARVVADLLSQAGFPDVRIVSEKGAPAVIARYLAPPGAPTVLLYAHHDVQPEGDRRQWTSAPFEPTERDGRLYGRGSADDKAGIATHLAAFRAHDGRPPVGVTVFVEGEEESGSPSLGRLLTAHREALAADVIVIADSVNWSTETPALTVSLRGLADCVVEVATLDHGLHSGLWGGVAPDALSALVRMLASLHDDDGNVAIPGLHESTAPAVDYSPEQVRAESGLLDGVSEIGSGSVTRRLWAKPAITVIGLDTTPVAQASNTLIPRARAKVSMRVAPGGDAKAHLDALRAHLEQHAPWGAQVKVIPGDIAQPYAVEAGGRVYDAARAALRQAWGTEPVDIGMGGSIPFIAEFVAAFPQATILITGVEDPATQAHSVDESLHLGVWERAAVAEALLLANLAAPSR